The Streptomyces sp. NBC_00162 genome window below encodes:
- the thrC gene encoding threonine synthase, whose amino-acid sequence MRRKGLAIMAAQTAPTSVDLGPATGLSCRECGTRFELGPIFACAECFGPLEVAYDLPTGDPEALRAAIEAGPNNIWRYAPLLPVPADVASKPSLNPGFTKLVDAANLAKELGITGKLYVKDDSGNPTHSFKDRVVAIAVEAARAFGFTTLSCSSTGNLAGAVGAAAARAGFRSCVFIPHDLEQGKVVMAGVYGGDLVGIEGNYDDVNRFCSELIGDPLGEGWGFVNVNLRPYYGEGSKTLAYEICEQLGWQLPDQIVIPIASGSQLTKIDKGLQELIKLGLVEDKPYKIFGAQAEGCSPVSTAFKAGHDVVRPQKPNTIAKSLAIGNPADGPYVLDIARRTGGFVEDVTDEQVVEAIKILAQTEGIFAETAGGVTVGVTKKLIENGQLDPTLTTVVLNTGDGLKTLEAVAADSGQTATIRPSLDAFRAAGLA is encoded by the coding sequence ATGAGGAGAAAGGGCCTCGCCATCATGGCTGCACAGACTGCTCCCACCTCTGTTGATCTCGGACCCGCCACCGGCCTTTCCTGTCGCGAGTGCGGTACCCGATTCGAACTCGGCCCCATCTTCGCGTGCGCCGAGTGCTTCGGACCTCTGGAAGTCGCCTACGACCTCCCCACCGGTGACCCCGAGGCGCTGCGCGCCGCGATCGAGGCCGGCCCGAACAACATCTGGCGTTACGCGCCGCTGCTGCCGGTCCCCGCGGACGTGGCCTCCAAGCCGAGCCTGAACCCGGGCTTCACCAAGCTCGTGGACGCGGCCAACCTGGCCAAGGAGCTCGGCATCACCGGCAAGCTCTACGTCAAGGACGACTCCGGCAACCCGACGCACTCCTTCAAGGACCGCGTCGTGGCCATCGCCGTCGAGGCCGCCCGCGCCTTCGGCTTCACCACCCTGTCCTGCTCCTCCACCGGCAACCTGGCCGGCGCCGTCGGTGCCGCAGCCGCCCGGGCCGGTTTCCGCTCCTGCGTGTTCATCCCGCACGACCTGGAGCAGGGCAAGGTCGTCATGGCCGGTGTCTACGGTGGCGACCTCGTCGGCATCGAGGGCAACTACGACGACGTGAACCGCTTCTGCTCCGAGCTCATCGGCGACCCGCTGGGCGAGGGCTGGGGCTTCGTCAACGTCAACCTGCGCCCGTACTACGGCGAGGGCTCCAAGACCCTGGCGTACGAGATCTGCGAGCAGCTCGGCTGGCAGCTGCCCGACCAGATCGTCATCCCGATCGCGTCCGGCTCCCAGCTGACGAAGATCGACAAGGGTCTGCAGGAGCTGATCAAGCTCGGCCTCGTCGAGGACAAGCCGTACAAGATCTTCGGCGCCCAGGCCGAGGGCTGCTCCCCGGTGTCGACGGCCTTCAAGGCCGGCCACGACGTGGTCCGCCCGCAGAAGCCGAACACCATCGCCAAGTCCCTCGCGATCGGCAACCCGGCGGACGGCCCGTACGTCCTGGACATCGCGCGGCGCACCGGCGGCTTCGTCGAGGACGTCACCGACGAGCAGGTCGTCGAGGCCATCAAGATCCTCGCGCAGACCGAGGGCATCTTCGCCGAGACCGCGGGCGGCGTGACCGTCGGCGTCACGAAGAAGCTCATCGAGAACGGGCAGCTCGACCCGACGCTGACCACCGTCGTCCTGAACACCGGCGACGGCCTCAAGACCCTGGAGGCGGTGGCCGCGGACAGCGGCCAGACCGCCACCATCCGCCCGAGCCTGGACGCGTTCCGCGCCGCCGGCCTGGCCTGA
- a CDS encoding beta-glucanase — protein MLPSPRRTPVFTADFASATQWVAGRSWAYPDGGPTNPGDNKLDHLVADPAYSRGGVFRATPRPDGNWDTGLLTTEGSDEEFAVRTGDVLEARVKLPVEVGAWPAIWTWRDGGQEIDVFEYHPDNPDLLELSNHVREAHCYHRDPSVRPGAWVDLKVEFGRSSVVWWVNGARVYADHKGVGRSWRAYLIVNLSVSAGRYHPAPGPGVTEMAYEVSWLAVYRR, from the coding sequence ATGCTGCCCTCGCCCCGCCGCACCCCCGTCTTCACCGCCGACTTCGCCTCCGCCACCCAGTGGGTGGCGGGCCGCTCCTGGGCCTATCCCGACGGCGGCCCGACCAACCCCGGGGACAACAAGCTCGACCACCTCGTCGCCGACCCCGCCTACAGCCGCGGCGGCGTCTTCCGGGCGACACCGCGCCCCGACGGCAACTGGGACACCGGACTGCTCACCACCGAGGGCAGCGACGAGGAGTTCGCGGTGCGCACCGGCGACGTGCTGGAGGCGCGGGTGAAACTCCCGGTGGAGGTGGGGGCGTGGCCCGCGATCTGGACCTGGCGGGACGGCGGCCAGGAGATCGACGTCTTCGAGTACCACCCCGACAACCCGGATCTGCTCGAGCTCTCGAACCACGTCCGCGAGGCCCACTGCTACCACCGCGACCCGTCGGTCCGGCCCGGGGCCTGGGTCGACCTCAAGGTCGAGTTCGGCAGGAGCTCGGTCGTCTGGTGGGTCAACGGCGCCCGCGTGTACGCCGATCACAAGGGCGTGGGCCGCTCCTGGCGGGCGTACCTCATCGTGAACCTCTCCGTATCGGCCGGCCGCTACCACCCGGCGCCCGGCCCGGGGGTGACGGAAATGGCGTACGAGGTCTCGTGGTTGGCGGTGTACCGGCGCTAG
- a CDS encoding phosphoribosylanthranilate isomerase, which yields MTEPFIKICGLRTAHDVDVAVGAGADAVGFVFAPGSPRTVDAATARELAGRVPDSVLTVGVFRGQPVEEVRRLTEESGVRAVQLHGDEGPEYYEELRAPGRRLIRATAEHVERCGEYGEDLLLLDAPDPGSGKPWNWGSAEFTPPEGQWLLAGGLTPATVREAVEATGAWGVDVSSGVERARGVKSPELIRAFIEAARGPATTR from the coding sequence ATGACGGAACCGTTCATCAAGATCTGCGGGCTGCGGACCGCCCATGACGTCGACGTGGCCGTCGGCGCCGGGGCGGACGCCGTCGGGTTCGTCTTCGCCCCCGGCAGTCCGCGTACGGTCGATGCCGCCACCGCGCGGGAGCTGGCCGGGCGGGTGCCGGACTCGGTGCTCACCGTCGGGGTGTTCCGCGGGCAGCCGGTCGAGGAGGTGCGCCGGCTCACCGAGGAGAGCGGGGTGCGCGCCGTACAGCTCCACGGGGACGAGGGCCCGGAGTACTACGAGGAACTGCGCGCGCCGGGGCGCAGGCTCATCCGGGCCACCGCCGAGCACGTGGAGCGCTGCGGTGAGTACGGCGAGGACCTGCTCCTGCTCGACGCCCCGGACCCCGGCTCCGGCAAGCCGTGGAACTGGGGCTCCGCCGAGTTCACCCCGCCCGAGGGGCAGTGGCTGCTCGCGGGCGGGCTCACCCCCGCCACCGTCCGGGAGGCCGTCGAGGCCACCGGCGCCTGGGGCGTGGACGTGTCCAGCGGGGTGGAGCGGGCGCGCGGCGTGAAGTCCCCTGAGCTGATCCGCGCCTTCATCGAGGCGGCACGCGGCCCGGCCACCACTCGCTGA
- a CDS encoding helix-turn-helix domain-containing protein, whose product MNHTRWKLAREKQAAGEYVESAEVESQRAEIRLAMAFAKAVYDRRKALGLSQAELAERAGLTQAKISRVEGADAVPTLPLLRRLAHALDASLNIALGDDHEQVVFVARTAA is encoded by the coding sequence ATGAACCACACCCGTTGGAAGCTGGCCCGCGAGAAGCAGGCCGCAGGAGAGTACGTCGAGTCCGCCGAGGTCGAGTCCCAGCGAGCCGAGATCCGGCTGGCGATGGCCTTCGCCAAAGCCGTGTACGACCGGCGCAAGGCCCTGGGGCTGTCTCAGGCCGAACTGGCCGAGCGGGCCGGGCTCACCCAGGCGAAGATCTCCCGCGTGGAGGGGGCGGACGCCGTACCCACTCTGCCCCTGCTGCGCCGCCTGGCACACGCCCTCGACGCCTCGCTGAACATCGCCCTGGGCGACGACCACGAGCAGGTCGTCTTCGTCGCGCGCACAGCCGCCTGA
- a CDS encoding protease inhibitor I9 family protein, giving the protein MRNRLSRALPVAVAVLAAVTVALPVSAAAATATAAVPVSRTAPADHATYIVTVHPGLDPAAVADAYGITPLHVYRDTLNGFAARLSPEQVDALRTTAVVKSVEEDGGASSFGPAV; this is encoded by the coding sequence ATGCGCAACCGTCTGAGCCGAGCCCTGCCCGTGGCCGTCGCCGTACTGGCCGCCGTCACCGTCGCCCTGCCCGTGTCCGCAGCCGCCGCCACAGCCACCGCCGCCGTACCCGTGTCCCGCACGGCCCCCGCCGACCACGCCACGTACATCGTCACCGTGCACCCGGGCCTCGACCCGGCCGCCGTCGCGGACGCCTACGGGATCACCCCGCTGCACGTCTACCGCGACACCCTGAACGGCTTCGCCGCCCGCCTCTCCCCCGAGCAGGTCGATGCCCTGCGGACGACCGCGGTCGTGAAGTCGGTCGAGGAGGACGGCGGCGCGTCCTCGTTCGGCCCCGCCGTCTGA
- a CDS encoding S8 family peptidase, translating to MRLLARLATAALLTVPPIAAGSASAAAPEPNPAPLITAENPVPGKYIVTLQKGQDAAKVAKKLGLKPSFVYTAAMSGFAVPLTSLELTLVRNSLGVEKVEEDASVQALPMPAAGASRAPSNSWGQDRIDQKELPLDNSFTTEGNGAGVTAYILDTGIDYKHAEFGGPDASRATFGFDAVNDGRNGQDCQGHGTHVAGTVAGKTHGVARKANLVSVRVLGCDGKGTWSGIIAGMDWIAKNAKQPAVMNGSLGGDRSEAVNNAATALSDAGVLPVIAAGNSAIDACNVSPASAARVITVAASNEWDEETDFSNYGTCVSLYAPGQAIVSAKLGGGSVALDGTSMAAPHVAGVAALYKQAHPNADPAELNEFLDTEATKDVLKSVSKTSPNVLLNTGGL from the coding sequence ATGCGCCTGCTCGCACGCCTGGCCACCGCCGCCCTCCTCACCGTGCCTCCGATCGCGGCCGGCTCCGCCTCCGCCGCCGCCCCGGAGCCGAACCCGGCCCCGCTGATCACGGCCGAAAACCCGGTGCCCGGCAAGTACATCGTGACGCTGCAGAAGGGTCAGGACGCGGCGAAGGTCGCGAAGAAGCTGGGCCTGAAGCCGTCGTTCGTCTACACGGCGGCGATGAGCGGCTTCGCGGTACCGCTGACCTCGCTCGAGCTGACGCTCGTCCGCAACAGCCTGGGCGTGGAGAAGGTCGAGGAGGACGCCTCGGTCCAGGCCCTGCCGATGCCGGCCGCCGGGGCGTCGCGTGCCCCGTCGAACTCGTGGGGCCAGGACCGGATCGACCAGAAGGAACTGCCGCTCGACAACAGCTTCACCACCGAAGGCAACGGCGCCGGGGTGACCGCGTACATCCTCGACACCGGCATCGACTACAAGCACGCCGAGTTCGGCGGGCCCGACGCCTCACGTGCCACCTTCGGTTTCGACGCCGTCAATGACGGCCGCAACGGCCAGGACTGCCAGGGCCACGGCACGCACGTCGCGGGCACGGTGGCGGGCAAGACGCACGGCGTGGCGCGCAAGGCGAACCTGGTCAGCGTCCGCGTCCTCGGCTGCGACGGCAAGGGCACGTGGTCGGGGATCATCGCGGGCATGGACTGGATCGCCAAGAACGCCAAGCAGCCGGCGGTGATGAACGGCTCCCTGGGCGGGGACAGGTCGGAGGCGGTCAACAACGCCGCGACCGCCCTGTCCGACGCGGGCGTGCTGCCGGTCATCGCGGCGGGCAACTCCGCGATCGACGCATGCAACGTCTCGCCCGCGTCCGCCGCCCGCGTGATCACGGTCGCCGCATCCAACGAGTGGGATGAGGAGACCGACTTCTCCAACTACGGCACGTGCGTCTCCCTCTACGCCCCCGGCCAGGCCATCGTCTCCGCGAAGCTCGGCGGTGGCAGCGTGGCCCTCGACGGCACGTCGATGGCAGCCCCGCACGTCGCCGGTGTGGCCGCCCTCTACAAGCAGGCACACCCGAACGCGGACCCGGCGGAGCTCAACGAGTTCCTGGACACCGAGGCCACCAAGGACGTCCTGAAGAGCGTCAGCAAGACCAGCCCGAACGTACTGCTGAACACCGGCGGTCTCTGA
- a CDS encoding serine/threonine-protein kinase, protein MNSATEVFQPLRADDPQTVPGYRLAARLGAGGMGRVYLSHTQGGRPVAIKVVRPELAEDPAFRRRFRREVEAARRVRGAYTAELIDAEADGTPPWLATLYVPGPSLSEAVARRGPLPVPAVLWLVAGVAEALQAIHGAGIVHRDLKPSNVLLAADGPRVIDFGISLASDTTAGTTTGSAIGTPQYMSPEQASAGEVTAASDVFALGQTAAFAALGEPLYGDGPSVSVLFRIVHSEPDLTRLPESLRPLIARCLAADPAERATPAEIVMWCRQRLGKDADAGGGPAVWREVTGPEVLVPAPVPPPTAVHTTPMVWQPPPTAPLTPEERRKRRRRTALIATTVVTASALLLTGLAWTVMDAADRVRERQAAAAKSSGPASGGKAKAPEPSVSASASASPKVSTPPKPVPYPLVRLDEKNSIGIKEPVKRDDRAGDIRLECAQQNCALESDASVFTLLYAEPGTGSLDACSLITKASKQHTLPLAATAPGSEICVRHPSGDIALLVIQTKSVVRLKNLPDVITADMTVWRAG, encoded by the coding sequence ATGAACAGCGCGACCGAGGTGTTCCAGCCGCTGCGGGCGGACGATCCGCAGACCGTGCCCGGCTACCGCCTCGCGGCCCGGCTCGGTGCGGGCGGCATGGGCCGGGTCTACCTGTCCCACACCCAGGGCGGCCGCCCGGTGGCCATCAAGGTGGTACGGCCGGAACTGGCCGAGGACCCGGCGTTCCGGCGGCGGTTCCGCCGGGAGGTGGAGGCGGCCAGGCGGGTCCGGGGCGCGTACACCGCCGAGCTGATCGACGCCGAGGCGGACGGAACCCCGCCCTGGCTGGCCACCCTGTACGTGCCGGGGCCCTCGCTGTCGGAGGCCGTCGCCCGGCGCGGTCCGCTGCCGGTGCCCGCGGTGCTGTGGCTGGTGGCGGGGGTGGCCGAAGCCCTCCAGGCCATCCACGGTGCGGGCATCGTGCACCGGGACCTGAAGCCGTCGAACGTGCTCCTGGCCGCCGACGGGCCCCGTGTCATCGACTTCGGCATCTCGCTGGCCTCCGACACCACCGCGGGCACCACCACGGGCAGTGCCATCGGCACGCCCCAGTACATGTCCCCCGAGCAGGCGTCGGCGGGCGAGGTCACGGCGGCCAGCGACGTCTTCGCGCTGGGCCAGACCGCCGCGTTCGCCGCGCTGGGCGAGCCGTTGTACGGAGACGGCCCCTCCGTGAGCGTGCTGTTCCGGATCGTGCACTCCGAGCCCGACCTGACCCGGCTGCCGGAGTCACTGCGCCCGCTGATCGCCCGCTGCCTGGCGGCCGATCCGGCGGAACGGGCCACCCCGGCGGAGATCGTGATGTGGTGCAGGCAGCGGCTGGGCAAGGACGCCGACGCGGGCGGCGGACCGGCCGTCTGGCGGGAGGTGACCGGGCCGGAGGTGCTGGTCCCGGCTCCGGTCCCGCCTCCGACCGCGGTGCACACGACGCCGATGGTCTGGCAGCCGCCGCCGACGGCTCCGCTCACGCCGGAGGAACGGCGCAAGCGCAGGCGGCGCACCGCTCTGATCGCCACCACGGTGGTGACGGCGTCGGCGCTCCTGCTGACCGGCCTGGCCTGGACGGTCATGGACGCGGCGGACCGGGTGCGCGAACGGCAGGCGGCCGCGGCCAAGTCGTCCGGCCCGGCGAGCGGCGGCAAGGCCAAGGCCCCGGAACCCTCCGTATCCGCATCGGCATCCGCATCGCCCAAGGTGTCCACGCCGCCCAAGCCCGTCCCCTACCCGTTGGTGCGCCTGGACGAGAAGAACTCGATCGGCATCAAGGAACCGGTCAAGCGCGACGACCGGGCAGGGGACATCCGCCTGGAGTGCGCGCAGCAGAACTGCGCGCTGGAGAGCGACGCGAGCGTGTTCACCCTGCTGTACGCCGAGCCCGGCACCGGCAGCCTCGACGCGTGCAGCCTCATCACCAAAGCCAGCAAGCAGCACACGCTCCCGCTGGCCGCGACGGCGCCCGGCAGTGAGATCTGCGTCAGGCACCCGTCGGGGGACATCGCGCTGCTCGTGATCCAGACCAAGTCGGTCGTGCGGCTGAAGAACCTGCCCGACGTGATCACCGCGGACATGACGGTCTGGCGCGCGGGCTAG
- a CDS encoding cold-shock protein, translating into MAQGTVKWFNAEKGYGFIAVDGGADVFVHYSAIQMDGYRTLEEGQRVEFEISQGQKGPQADMVKLALG; encoded by the coding sequence ATGGCTCAGGGCACCGTCAAGTGGTTCAACGCGGAGAAGGGCTACGGCTTCATCGCGGTCGACGGTGGTGCGGATGTGTTCGTCCACTACAGCGCCATCCAGATGGACGGGTACCGCACCCTTGAAGAGGGTCAGCGGGTCGAGTTCGAGATCTCGCAGGGCCAGAAGGGTCCGCAGGCGGACATGGTCAAGCTCGCACTCGGCTAG
- the groL gene encoding chaperonin GroEL (60 kDa chaperone family; promotes refolding of misfolded polypeptides especially under stressful conditions; forms two stacked rings of heptamers to form a barrel-shaped 14mer; ends can be capped by GroES; misfolded proteins enter the barrel where they are refolded when GroES binds), which translates to MAKIIAFDEEARRGLERGMNQLADAVKVTLGPKGRNVVLEKKWGAPTITNDGVSIAKEIELEDPYEKIGAELVKEVAKKTDDVAGDGTTTATVLAQALVREGLRNVAAGANPMALKRGIEKAVEAVSGALLEQAKDVETKEQIASTASISAADTQIGELIAEAMDKVGKEGVITVEESQTFGLELELTEGMRFDKGYISAYFATDMERMEASLDDPYILIVNSKIGSVKDLLPLLEKVMQSGKPLLIIAEDVEGEALSTLVVNKIRGTFKSVAVKAPGFGDRRKAMLGDIAILTGGTVISEEVGLKLENAGLDLLGRARKVVITKDETTIVDGSGDSDQVAGRVNQIRAEIENSDSDYDREKLQERLAKLAGGVAVIKAGAATEVELKERKHRIEDAVRNAKAAVEEGIVAGGGVALLQASSVFEKLDLSGDEATGANAVKLALEAPLKQIAVNGGLEGGVVVEKVRNLTVGWGLNAATGEYVDMIAEGIIDPAKVTRSALQNAASIAALFLTTEAVIADKPEKAGAGAPGGMPGGDMDF; encoded by the coding sequence ATGGCCAAGATCATTGCGTTCGACGAGGAGGCCCGGCGCGGTCTCGAGCGTGGGATGAACCAGCTCGCCGACGCCGTCAAGGTCACCCTTGGCCCCAAGGGTCGCAACGTCGTCCTTGAGAAGAAGTGGGGCGCCCCCACGATCACCAACGATGGTGTCTCCATCGCCAAGGAGATCGAGCTCGAGGACCCGTACGAGAAGATCGGCGCCGAGCTGGTCAAGGAAGTCGCCAAGAAGACGGACGACGTCGCCGGCGACGGTACGACCACGGCCACCGTGCTCGCCCAGGCGCTGGTCCGCGAGGGCCTGCGCAACGTGGCCGCCGGCGCCAACCCGATGGCCCTCAAGCGTGGCATCGAGAAGGCCGTCGAGGCCGTCTCGGGCGCCCTGCTCGAGCAGGCGAAGGATGTCGAGACCAAGGAGCAGATCGCTTCGACGGCCTCCATCTCCGCCGCTGACACCCAGATCGGCGAGCTCATCGCCGAGGCGATGGACAAGGTCGGCAAGGAAGGCGTCATCACCGTCGAGGAGTCGCAGACCTTCGGTCTGGAGCTCGAGCTCACCGAGGGCATGCGCTTCGACAAGGGCTACATCTCGGCGTACTTCGCCACCGACATGGAGCGTATGGAGGCGTCGCTCGACGACCCGTACATCCTGATCGTCAACTCCAAGATCGGCTCGGTCAAGGACCTGCTGCCGCTCCTGGAGAAGGTCATGCAGTCCGGCAAGCCGCTGCTGATCATCGCCGAGGACGTCGAGGGCGAGGCCCTGTCGACCCTGGTCGTCAACAAGATCCGCGGCACCTTCAAGTCCGTCGCCGTCAAGGCCCCGGGCTTCGGCGACCGCCGCAAGGCCATGCTCGGCGACATTGCCATCCTCACGGGCGGCACGGTCATCTCCGAGGAGGTCGGCCTCAAGCTCGAGAACGCCGGTCTCGACCTGCTCGGCCGCGCCCGCAAGGTCGTCATCACCAAGGACGAGACCACCATCGTCGACGGTTCGGGTGACAGCGACCAGGTCGCCGGCCGCGTGAACCAGATCCGCGCCGAGATCGAGAACTCCGACTCGGACTACGACCGCGAGAAGCTGCAGGAGCGCCTGGCGAAGCTCGCCGGCGGTGTTGCGGTCATCAAGGCCGGAGCCGCGACCGAGGTCGAGCTCAAGGAGCGCAAGCACCGCATCGAGGACGCCGTTCGCAACGCGAAGGCTGCCGTCGAGGAGGGCATCGTCGCCGGTGGCGGCGTGGCCCTGCTCCAGGCCTCCTCGGTCTTCGAGAAGCTCGACCTGTCGGGTGACGAGGCGACCGGCGCCAACGCCGTGAAGCTCGCGCTCGAGGCCCCGCTCAAGCAGATCGCCGTCAACGGTGGTCTCGAGGGTGGCGTCGTCGTGGAGAAGGTCCGCAACCTGACGGTTGGCTGGGGCCTGAACGCCGCGACCGGCGAGTACGTCGACATGATCGCCGAGGGCATCATCGACCCGGCGAAGGTCACCCGCTCTGCCCTGCAGAACGCGGCGTCCATCGCGGCCCTCTTCCTCACCACCGAGGCCGTCATCGCCGACAAGCCCGAGAAGGCCGGCGCCGGCGCCCCGGGCGGCATGCCGGGCGGTGACATGGACTTCTGA
- a CDS encoding MoaD/ThiS family protein: MSVNVRIPTILRTYTGGQAEVAAEGATLSEVIASLEQNHPGIAARVLDDQGKLRRFVNVYVNDDDVRFEGGLEAVTPDGAGVSIIPAVAGG, from the coding sequence ATGAGCGTCAACGTCCGCATCCCCACCATCCTGCGCACCTACACCGGCGGCCAGGCCGAGGTCGCCGCCGAGGGCGCGACCCTGTCCGAGGTCATCGCGTCGCTGGAGCAGAACCACCCGGGCATCGCCGCCCGCGTCCTGGACGACCAGGGCAAGCTGCGCCGCTTCGTGAACGTCTACGTCAACGACGACGACGTGCGCTTCGAAGGCGGGCTCGAGGCGGTGACGCCGGACGGCGCCGGCGTCTCGATCATCCCCGCCGTGGCCGGCGGCTGA